The genomic segment AGAGACTGGCATCCCCCGAACCACACGAGCTTCGAGCAGCAGGGCGGCCCGTGGAAGCCGCACTGCGTGCAGGACACCGAGGGTGCGGCGTTCCACCCTGACCTCCGGCTGCCCGAGAACGCCGTTGTCGTGTCCAAGGGCGACGACCCGGACGAGGAGGCCTATTCGGCCTTCCAGGGCACGGGACTCGCTCGGAAGCTCAGGGAGCAAGGCATCGAGACGCTCTGGGTCGGCGGCCTCGCGCTCGACTACTGCGTCAAGGAGACGGTGCTCGACGCGCTGCGCGAGGGGTTCGACGTGCGGCTCATCCGGAGCGCGACGCGGGCCGTCAACGCAGAACCGGGCGACGGCGAGAAGGCGCTCAGGGAGATGCGGAAAGCCGGCGCCTCCATCGTGGAGAACGCCGGCTCGTAGAAGCCTGTGCCGGTTCCGGTCTCGTCCGCGCCCCCCCGGGGTCACGCCCGAGGCGGCATCACCGTTCTCATCAGTCGAACCCGTAGAGCAGCCCGACCTCGGTCTCGTCGAGAGCCCGGTCGAAGATTGCGACCTGGTCGATCGCACCGGCGTACGCATCACCGTACAGGGAGCTCCCGAGACGCACGTCGGCCGCCGAGGTCCCGAGCGTCGTCGCCGCAACGATGCTCCCGACGAAGTCACCGTTCACGTAGAACCTCCCGACGTCGG from the Candidatus Effluviviaceae Genus V sp. genome contains:
- a CDS encoding isochorismatase family protein — its product is MPQFSEKDALLIVDTQNCFMPDGTVPVPDGDEVVPVLNRWIEKAQREGVFIAASRDWHPPNHTSFEQQGGPWKPHCVQDTEGAAFHPDLRLPENAVVVSKGDDPDEEAYSAFQGTGLARKLREQGIETLWVGGLALDYCVKETVLDALREGFDVRLIRSATRAVNAEPGDGEKALREMRKAGASIVENAGS